The Lycium barbarum isolate Lr01 chromosome 11, ASM1917538v2, whole genome shotgun sequence genome contains the following window.
tgggaggtagagaggttgtttcttgGTAGACCAAAGCAAATCAAAGCAGTGCGGAAAAAGAAATATTAGACGTAAAAGGCCATggaaaaaaactatataaagcatgacaAAAAATCTGAGAAAGGAACAATAACGTAACTGCCAAATCATAGAAACAACATATACtaacagaaataaaaaaataagaaacCGCAAGAGTAATACTTCCAGTTCCAATtctaaaacaaaattaaaaaaaaattgcgtgTTGTTTCATTCGTCTATTAGATAGTTACGTTAATCTCTAATGTTAAATTATCTTACTCATAACATGTTTTTCCCTGtgggaaaaaagagaaaaatatgtataccaaaagaaaatcatttttaaagaaatattaagtaGATATAATCTTATACTATAATAACATTTTTGTACCTCATAAAATAAACGTATGTATTTATAAATAATCGCCTAATAGTTTTTGCGATGATAGAGGCTGACATGAAATAACGTGCAAAGCACGTTTATATAGACTAATaaattcacacacacacacacacacacacacatatatatatatatatatatatatatatatatatataggaattaCGATATACAGGAGATAACTGAAGCTAGAGGTGACTGGCGAGTACGTTTGATCATGGGTGGAACATTAGAGCCGGAAGGGGTTCATTTGAATCCCTTTTATCGttaactatatatacatatatagtagatgttgaatccgTTTATCTTTTGTGtgtatttacttctttatattttaaacTCTCTTAGTGGAAATTCCAGTTCCACGCTAATTTTTATGGTCCCAACTCCACATTTAATCTCTCTACCTACTCAATATAGGTCGTTCAAGTCCAAATCAAGGAGAGACAGGAACTGGAAACATTGGACATATTCCACAATGTGAAGTCCTTTTCTAGTTACACTTCCTTCAGCCAAAGCTGACAAGTGTATGTTCATACTCCATCATATAAGATTCCAAAATTACAGATTGCGGATAAAGATATTCTCAAAGATTTTGTCTTTCACAACTAAATGTTAAAACTTTGCTTTTGCTATACTGAATAAGAGACGCTATCCGTACCAAAAGAAGGATATTATGTGTCAAAATATCTAATTTTAAGTTAGTTTTGAAGATAAATTCatcattattttttcaaaaaacatACACATGCTATTTGAGAGATGCACAAAAGGAAGTTTAAGTTGCAATACAATCCTTTTATAAATGTGAATATGTAGGAAATATTTGAAAAACTTTTGTAGTAAGAAAAATTATATGACTCGCGATATAACAATTAAATGTAACATATAAAATAGGATAAACAAATAATGATGAACCAACGTCTTATTTAGCATTTCGAGTATAGGAGGCCTAAATTGAGGAACGGAAGGAGAGTAATGGTTACGAGTTCAGCCGAATTCAATAGTTtgatttaaattttgtatttgttttaaaaattcatgaatatgtataaattattaatttagaatctAATAATTTTAGAATTTGAATCCAAAATTCACAACATTCAAATTGGGGCTTCGTCCCTATGTTGGAACTTGCTTCATTATTGCAACAACTTGAGTATTGCTTTGTTCACTGTTCACCCGATATGTTTGAGTTAAGATCAGTAGCTCAAGATTGAAAGAGATGTTACCTGTCTTTCAAGGCTCGGTTGGTATGCAGGACGGGATAGATAAGGATATTCTACGGGATTAACTATTCCACCTTTTATATGGAATAGATAATTTCACAATTTTATACATCTCTTGGGATTGTTATTCCTTATCCCACCAACAAAACGAAGATAATCCCGCATTTTATTCATGAGATTGCTATCCTATACGGCTCACTAAACGAGCCCTCAAGGTTTACACGTAGGTCAAAGTTTTTAATCCGTATCAATATTTCAAAAGTGAATCGACAGGTGGACGACTTAAATTGGACACCCAAGGTTGAAGAATACATTGCCGCTACGTTGCTGGCATTTTATGGCTGGGCTGATTTGATTGTCAGAATTGTCCCTGTCAAAGCATAAAACAATAGAAACTTCACTCATCAATAATAAtactattaatttaatttttggaTTGAGATGTTGAAGTCTTGCTCTGAGCTTGAGAACTAGTCAGGCTCGATGATGACTCAGTGAAGAAAACAATGTGCTCGTTGTTGTCTGCATAAACTTGAAGAGAACGCGGGAGAGGAGGCAAATTCACTTCTAAAACTCCTTCAAGAATCTGAACAACCTGACCCATTGAGGGTCTTTGTAATTCATCATCTTGGATGCACCAATACGCGACTTTACATATTCTTGACACCTCCTCAGCATCAGCAGTTCTGTCTAGCCTATAGTCCAATAAGCTAAGGATATCGCCTTCCTCAACTACTACACGTGCAGCCCAACTAGGGAAGAATTTCACTTTCCCATCTTGAGAATTCTCCGAATTTCGCCTCCCTGATACAATTTCCAAAAGCATCATCCCATAGCTATAAACATCAGCTTTGGCTGTAATGGCCACCCCGGTTATCCATTCCGGTGCAAGATAACCTCTTGTTCCTCTCATAGTTGTAAGAACTCTGCTAAAGTCGCGCCCAACAAGCTTTGCCAGGCCAAAATCTGCTACTTTGGGGCATAATTGTGCATCAAGGAGGATGTTTTCAGGCTTTATGTCACAATGTATAATGCAATCCCTGCACTTTTCATGGAGATAAGTCAATCCTCTAGCTGTCCCCAGCGCCACCTGGTACCTCGTTTTCCAATCCATAACATCTGACTGCTGTTCGGTAAAAAGATGTGAATCCAACGATCCATTTTCCATGTAATCATAAACCAGCAGTTTCTTGTTACCTTCAGAGCAAAATCCACGAAGGCGTACAAGATTAACATGTTGGATTGTCCCGATTGTACTGACCTCTGATCGGAATTGCTTCTCTCCCTGGCTGATGCTATCGAGCCTCTTAACAGCAATAACAGATGAATCAGATAGTTTCCCTTTGAAAACAGAACCAAAGCCTCCACCACCCAACTTCTCCGAGAAGTTTTTAGTCGCGTGTTGCAAGTCTTTGTAACCAAACGCAACCAATGAACCCTCCACGGTTTTCCCACTTCCAACAATATGCCTACGCCTTCTCCGGTATACAACAAAAATAAGGCCCAAAACGATCACTACGGCAGCAGCAGACCCCACAGAAATACCAATTGGAATTCCCTTCTTACTCTTGGATTTTGGGATGTCAGATGCAGCTAACCTGACATAGATCGATTCGCCCGTACCACTATTTTGTGAGAGTTGCTGCATATTCAAGAGTTCACCATTCCAAATCGAGCATGAACTGCCATAAGCATAAGCAGTGCAATTGCAATTATTCAAACAGGTAGATTCACATTCTGCAGCACTCCCAGCAGCAACAGTTTGAGAATTTTTAGGTACTTTTATCCCGGGATACATCCAAAATCCATCTTTCTTCCCATTAGCGTTGCCACATTGCAACTTCGTTTTCCTCTTACATCCTCCAGAAAAATCATTTTGATTCCAATCAGTCTCTGAACTATGCTTGAAACCATCCAAACAATTACAAAAGGGCAAGCTTTCCTGACAGGTAGCAAATGGCCCGCAAAAAGCATAAACTTCACATTGTGATCTTGGTTGAGTCCAGAACAGATTCCACTGATTTGAACTATCCAACCATGAGAGTTGCTTAATCTGTCCAGAGACATCCATAATGAATCTTGATATGATAGAATCATTATAAAGTGAATACGTAAAATAGCTTTCATTCTGCTTGACCTCATAGCTAAAATTGTAAATATAGTTGTATCTCATCTCAGGCACCCCGCTGAAAATACGGCCATTCCATGGTCCAGTGTCATAATATTGCTCCGTTCTATTCCACTTTATTACATACTGCTTCTTAATTGGGTCCAGCTCAAGAGAATACAGGCCAGGTGTAGGATCATCCAAACTCTTCCATGAAGTAAGAAGCTGTTTTGTTTTGGTAACATTGTTGTAAGAAAGTTTAGAACCAGGCAACCAAGTATTGCCAGGGTTATCAAAACTTTGCCAAAGTGGTGGTCCTGAATTTGTCCTATCAGTCAAGATTAAATTACCATCATCCTGGAGAACTGCTACCACAGAATTTGACTTGCTGGAACTGATATTTGTGGACCAAATTGGAGTTT
Protein-coding sequences here:
- the LOC132618225 gene encoding G-type lectin S-receptor-like serine/threonine-protein kinase At2g19130: MDIKNSSFLFIFLFYLCFSLKTHLSYGADTISTNQSLSGDQTITSSGGKFKLGFFKPGKSSKYYIGMWYNRVSTQTVVWVANREIPVSDKTSSELKIIDGNLVLVNESKTPIWSTNISSSKSNSVVAVLQDDGNLILTDRTNSGPPLWQSFDNPGNTWLPGSKLSYNNVTKTKQLLTSWKSLDDPTPGLYSLELDPIKKQYVIKWNRTEQYYDTGPWNGRIFSGVPEMRYNYIYNFSYEVKQNESYFTYSLYNDSIISRFIMDVSGQIKQLSWLDSSNQWNLFWTQPRSQCEVYAFCGPFATCQESLPFCNCLDGFKHSSETDWNQNDFSGGCKRKTKLQCGNANGKKDGFWMYPGIKVPKNSQTVAAGSAAECESTCLNNCNCTAYAYGSSCSIWNGELLNMQQLSQNSGTGESIYVRLAASDIPKSKSKKGIPIGISVGSAAAVVIVLGLIFVVYRRRRRHIVGSGKTVEGSLVAFGYKDLQHATKNFSEKLGGGGFGSVFKGKLSDSSVIAVKRLDSISQGEKQFRSEVSTIGTIQHVNLVRLRGFCSEGNKKLLVYDYMENGSLDSHLFTEQQSDVMDWKTRYQVALGTARGLTYLHEKCRDCIIHCDIKPENILLDAQLCPKVADFGLAKLVGRDFSRVLTTMRGTRGYLAPEWITGVAITAKADVYSYGMMLLEIVSGRRNSENSQDGKVKFFPSWAARVVVEEGDILSLLDYRLDRTADAEEVSRICKVAYWCIQDDELQRPSMGQVVQILEGVLEVNLPPLPRSLQVYADNNEHIVFFTESSSSLTSSQAQSKTSTSQSKN